The following are from one region of the Bradyrhizobium sediminis genome:
- the hmgA gene encoding homogentisate 1,2-dioxygenase: MNINTSPDVIGRSSVNITPGYMSGFGNSFETEALPGALPIGRNSPQRCAYGLYAEQLSGSPFTAPRGSNERSWLYRIRPSVKHSGRFARVDAGLWRTAPCFEQEISVEQLRWDPAPIPKEDKTFLQGVQTMTTAGDANTQAGMAAHVYLITKSMVDQHFYNADGEMMFVPQQGSLRFVTEFGRIDAGPAEIVVIPRGVKFRVELSGGPARGYLCENYGGAFTLPERGPIGANCLANPRDFLTPVAAYEDKDTPTELFVKWGGSLFKTTLPHSPIDVVAWHGNYAPYKYDLRTFSPVGAVGFDHPDPSIFTVLTAPSETPGTANIDFVIFPERWMVAENTFRPPWYHINIMSEFMGLIYGVYDAKPQGFTPGGISLHNMMLPHGPDREAFDHASNGELKPVKLTGTMAFMFETRFPQRITAHAAKSSTLQHDYADCWKGLEKRFDPNKP; this comes from the coding sequence ATGAACATAAACACCTCTCCCGACGTGATCGGCCGGAGCTCCGTCAATATCACGCCGGGCTACATGTCCGGCTTCGGCAACAGCTTCGAGACCGAGGCGCTGCCCGGCGCGCTGCCGATCGGGCGCAACTCGCCGCAGCGTTGCGCCTATGGGCTCTATGCCGAGCAACTCTCGGGCTCGCCGTTCACGGCGCCGCGCGGCAGCAATGAGCGCTCCTGGCTCTATCGCATCAGGCCGTCGGTGAAACATTCCGGCCGCTTCGCCAGGGTCGATGCCGGGCTGTGGCGCACCGCGCCGTGCTTCGAGCAGGAAATATCGGTCGAGCAGTTGCGCTGGGACCCGGCGCCGATTCCGAAGGAAGACAAGACCTTCCTGCAGGGCGTGCAGACCATGACGACGGCGGGCGACGCCAACACGCAAGCAGGCATGGCGGCGCATGTCTACCTCATCACCAAATCGATGGTCGATCAGCATTTCTACAATGCCGACGGCGAGATGATGTTCGTGCCGCAGCAGGGAAGCCTGCGCTTCGTCACCGAGTTCGGGCGGATCGATGCCGGGCCTGCCGAGATCGTGGTGATCCCGCGCGGCGTCAAGTTCCGCGTCGAACTGTCAGGCGGTCCGGCGCGCGGCTATCTCTGCGAGAATTACGGCGGCGCCTTCACGCTGCCGGAGCGCGGCCCGATCGGCGCCAATTGCCTCGCCAATCCGCGCGATTTCCTCACGCCGGTCGCGGCCTACGAGGACAAGGACACGCCGACCGAACTGTTCGTGAAATGGGGCGGCTCGCTGTTCAAGACCACGCTGCCGCATTCGCCGATCGACGTCGTCGCCTGGCACGGCAATTACGCGCCGTATAAATACGATTTGCGCACCTTCTCGCCGGTCGGCGCGGTCGGTTTCGACCATCCTGATCCGTCGATCTTCACGGTGCTGACGGCGCCTTCGGAAACCCCGGGCACCGCCAACATCGACTTCGTCATCTTCCCGGAGCGCTGGATGGTGGCGGAAAACACCTTTCGTCCGCCGTGGTATCACATAAATATCATGTCGGAATTCATGGGGCTGATCTACGGCGTCTACGATGCCAAGCCGCAAGGCTTCACGCCCGGCGGCATCAGCCTGCACAACATGATGCTGCCGCACGGCCCGGACCGCGAGGCCTTCGACCATGCCAGCAACGGCGAATTGAAGCCGGTCAAGCTGACCGGCACCATGGCCTTCATGTTCGAGACGCGCTTTCCCCAGCGCATCACCGCGCATGCGGCGAAGTCGTCGACATTGCAGCACGATTACGCGGATTGCTGGAAGGGACTGGAAAAGCGGTTCGATCCGAACAAGCCGTAG
- the fahA gene encoding fumarylacetoacetase: MPHPNDPTLRSFIPVDPASDFPIQNLPYGVFSTAAAPAPRVGVAIGDHVLDLAVLEGEGLIDLAPAFDVFAQGSLNAFMALGPKVWSRTRARISELLRHDNPQLRDNKILRSSALVPMADARLHLPIAVAGYTDFYSSKEHATNVGVMFRGKDNALQPNWLHMPIAYNGRASTVVVSGTKVRRPRGQLKPPSAEVPSFGPCKRLDFELEMGVVVGQSSVMGEMLTEKQAEAMIFGFVMLNDWSARDIQQWEYVPLGPFQAKAFATSISPWIVTREALEPFRVQGPVQDPAPLPYLRQTEPNNYDLQLDVALRAAQMNEAANICRTNFKYMYWSSVQQLVHHASSGCAMNVGDLLGSGTISGPDKHQRGSLLEISWNGTEPVELAGGVKRTFLEDGDSLSFHGWCQGDGYRVGFGEVEGTIVAAE, from the coding sequence TTGCCCCACCCCAACGATCCCACCCTTCGCTCCTTCATCCCAGTCGATCCCGCTTCCGACTTCCCGATCCAGAACCTGCCTTACGGCGTGTTCTCGACCGCCGCCGCGCCTGCACCCCGAGTCGGGGTCGCGATCGGCGATCATGTTCTCGATCTCGCGGTGCTGGAGGGGGAAGGGCTGATCGATCTCGCGCCGGCCTTCGACGTATTCGCGCAAGGCTCGCTCAACGCTTTCATGGCATTGGGGCCTAAGGTGTGGTCGCGTACCCGGGCGCGAATCAGCGAGCTATTGCGTCACGACAATCCGCAGCTGCGCGATAACAAGATCCTGCGCTCCAGCGCGCTGGTGCCGATGGCGGACGCCAGGCTGCACCTGCCGATCGCGGTCGCCGGCTACACCGATTTCTATTCGTCGAAGGAACACGCCACCAATGTCGGCGTCATGTTCCGCGGCAAGGACAACGCGCTGCAGCCGAACTGGCTGCACATGCCGATCGCCTATAACGGCCGCGCCTCCACGGTCGTGGTCTCCGGCACCAAAGTGCGCCGGCCGCGCGGCCAGTTGAAGCCGCCGAGCGCCGAGGTGCCGAGTTTTGGACCGTGCAAGCGGCTCGACTTCGAGCTGGAAATGGGCGTGGTGGTCGGCCAATCCTCGGTGATGGGCGAGATGCTCACCGAGAAGCAGGCGGAGGCGATGATCTTCGGCTTCGTGATGCTGAACGACTGGAGCGCGCGCGATATCCAGCAATGGGAGTACGTGCCGCTCGGGCCGTTCCAGGCCAAGGCCTTTGCGACCTCGATCAGCCCGTGGATCGTCACCCGCGAAGCGCTGGAGCCGTTCCGCGTTCAGGGCCCGGTGCAGGATCCGGCGCCGCTGCCGTATCTGCGGCAGACCGAGCCCAACAATTACGACCTGCAGCTCGACGTCGCCCTGCGCGCGGCGCAAATGAATGAAGCCGCCAACATCTGCCGCACCAACTTCAAATACATGTACTGGTCCTCGGTGCAGCAACTGGTGCACCACGCCTCATCCGGCTGCGCCATGAACGTCGGCGATCTCTTAGGGAGCGGCACCATCTCCGGCCCGGACAAGCACCAGCGCGGCAGCCTCCTGGAAATCAGCTGGAACGGCACCGAACCGGTCGAGCTGGCTGGTGGCGTCAAGCGGACGTTTCTCGAAGACGGCGATTCGCTCAGCTTCCACGGCTGGTGCCAGGGCGACGGCTACCGTGTCGGCTTCGGCGAGGTCGAGGGGACGATCGTGGCGGCGGAATGA
- a CDS encoding DUF1272 domain-containing protein: MVLQLRPNCEYCDKDLPPNSTEARICSYECTFCADCVETRLHNVCPNCGGGFVPRPIRPANEWRPGVSVQKHPPSDKRVHLKYSPDEVAAHSAKLRNIAPEMR, from the coding sequence ATGGTGCTGCAACTCCGGCCGAACTGCGAATATTGCGACAAGGACCTGCCGCCCAATTCAACGGAAGCACGGATCTGCTCTTACGAATGCACGTTCTGCGCGGACTGCGTGGAGACCAGGCTCCACAATGTATGCCCGAACTGCGGCGGCGGTTTCGTGCCGCGGCCGATCCGCCCCGCGAATGAATGGCGGCCCGGCGTATCCGTGCAGAAGCATCCGCCGTCGGACAAGCGCGTGCACCTCAAATACAGCCCCGACGAGGTCGCCGCGCATTCGGCGAAGCTGCGGAATATTGCGCCGGAGATGCGCTGA
- a CDS encoding Lrp/AsnC family transcriptional regulator — MSALQDDGRLTNQQLADLAGLSASQCSRRRMRLEEEKLIAGYHADLAAEALGFNVIAFIQITLATHSPDNAKKFRALVNRVDDIQEAYSLTGDADYLLKAVLRDLKSLSDIVNNVLMPHQSVAHVRSSIVLDRLKESARLPLKELAR, encoded by the coding sequence TTGAGCGCGCTGCAGGATGACGGCCGCCTGACCAACCAGCAGCTCGCCGATCTGGCCGGCCTGTCGGCCTCGCAATGCTCACGGCGGCGCATGCGGCTGGAGGAGGAAAAGCTGATCGCCGGCTATCACGCCGACCTCGCCGCCGAGGCGCTCGGCTTCAACGTCATCGCCTTCATTCAGATTACGCTCGCGACCCACTCGCCCGACAATGCGAAGAAGTTTCGCGCGCTGGTCAACCGCGTTGACGATATCCAGGAGGCCTATTCGCTGACCGGGGACGCCGACTATCTGTTGAAAGCGGTGCTGCGCGACCTCAAGAGCCTGTCGGACATCGTCAACAACGTGCTGATGCCGCACCAGAGCGTGGCGCATGTCCGCTCCTCGATCGTGCTGGACCGGTTGAAGGAGAGCGCAAGGCTGCCGCTCAAGGAATTGGCGCGGTAA
- the hppD gene encoding 4-hydroxyphenylpyruvate dioxygenase, whose product MGPFPHDAPAAAISADNPMGTDGFEFVEYAHPRPEELHALFRLMGYAPVARHRTKKVTVYRQGDINYLVNEQPGTHGANFVAAHGPCAPSMAFRVVDAKRAYERALSLGAEPADISPVQEVLDVPAIKGIGGSLLYFVDRYGAKGSAYDAEFEWTGAKDLRPEGAGLHYIDHLTHNVHRGRMDVWTGFYEKLFNFRQIRFFDIEGRASGLFSRALTSPDSKIRIPINEDAGDSGQIEEYLSVYRGEGIQHIACGSRDIYRTVERLRADGLPFMPSPPDTYFEKVDARLPEHGEDVARLKRDGILIDGEGVVEGGHTKVLLQIFSANAIGPIFFEFIQRKGDDGFGEGNFKALFESIEEDQIRRGVLKVDNAA is encoded by the coding sequence ATGGGTCCATTTCCGCACGACGCGCCGGCGGCCGCGATATCAGCCGACAATCCCATGGGCACCGACGGCTTCGAGTTCGTCGAATATGCCCATCCTCGGCCCGAAGAGCTGCACGCGCTGTTCCGGCTGATGGGCTATGCGCCGGTCGCCCGCCACCGGACCAAGAAAGTCACGGTCTATCGCCAGGGCGATATCAATTATCTGGTCAACGAGCAGCCGGGCACGCACGGCGCCAACTTCGTTGCCGCGCACGGACCCTGCGCGCCGTCGATGGCGTTTCGCGTCGTCGACGCAAAGCGGGCCTACGAGCGCGCGCTGTCGCTCGGCGCCGAGCCTGCGGACATATCTCCTGTTCAGGAGGTGCTCGATGTCCCCGCCATCAAGGGTATCGGCGGCAGCCTGCTGTATTTCGTCGACCGCTACGGCGCCAAGGGCTCGGCCTATGACGCCGAGTTCGAATGGACAGGAGCGAAAGATTTGCGGCCGGAGGGTGCCGGGCTGCATTATATCGATCATCTCACCCACAACGTCCATCGCGGCCGGATGGATGTCTGGACCGGCTTCTACGAAAAACTGTTCAACTTCCGGCAGATCCGCTTCTTCGACATCGAGGGCCGCGCTTCCGGCCTGTTCTCGCGGGCGCTGACCAGCCCCGACAGCAAGATCCGGATTCCGATCAACGAGGACGCCGGCGATTCCGGACAGATCGAGGAATATCTTAGCGTATATCGCGGCGAGGGCATCCAGCACATCGCCTGCGGCTCGAGGGATATCTACCGGACCGTCGAGAGGCTGCGCGCGGATGGCCTGCCGTTCATGCCGTCGCCGCCCGACACTTATTTCGAGAAGGTCGATGCGCGGCTGCCCGAGCACGGCGAGGACGTCGCCCGGCTGAAGCGCGACGGCATCCTGATCGACGGTGAAGGCGTGGTGGAGGGCGGCCACACCAAGGTGCTGCTGCAGATCTTTTCCGCCAACGCGATCGGGCCGATCTTCTTCGAGTTCATCCAACGCAAGGGCGATGACGGCTTCGGCGAAGGCAACTTCAAGGCGCTGTTCGAATCGATCGAGGAAGACCAGATCCGCAGGGGCGTACTGAAGGTGGATAACGCGGCGTAG
- a CDS encoding CaiB/BaiF CoA transferase family protein: MLDKSAPKSSTRTSGPLAGFRIVEFAGIGPGPFACMMLADMGAEVVTLDRVGAKKNMKSVAGRGRKVVELDLKDKAAVAQVLDLLANADALIEGFRPGVMERLGLGPEMVQARNPRLVYGRMTGWGQEGPLAQAAGHDINYISVTGALAAIGPKEKPVPPLNLVGDFGGGALYLMVGVLAALLEASKSGKGQVVDAAMCDGAASLMSMFFDMTAIGRWSEGRESNFLDGGAHFYGVYECACGNFISIGSIEPQFYALLRQHAGLADAAFDAQMDRKAWPALKEKLTKVFKSKTREEWCRIMEGTDICFAPILTMAEAPKHPHMAARKIFVERHGVTQPAPAPRFSRTPSAIREPEAADIASLASEWKAGR, from the coding sequence GTGCTCGATAAATCAGCCCCCAAATCCTCCACCCGCACCTCCGGCCCGCTGGCGGGATTCCGCATCGTCGAATTCGCCGGCATCGGGCCCGGGCCCTTTGCCTGTATGATGCTGGCGGACATGGGCGCGGAAGTGGTCACGCTCGATCGCGTCGGCGCCAAGAAGAACATGAAGTCGGTCGCGGGCCGCGGACGAAAGGTGGTCGAGCTCGACCTCAAGGACAAGGCCGCGGTGGCGCAGGTGCTCGACCTCCTGGCCAATGCCGATGCGCTGATCGAAGGCTTTCGTCCCGGCGTGATGGAGCGGCTGGGACTGGGGCCCGAAATGGTGCAGGCGCGCAATCCGCGCCTGGTCTATGGCCGCATGACCGGATGGGGCCAGGAAGGTCCGCTGGCGCAGGCCGCCGGCCATGACATCAACTACATCTCGGTCACCGGCGCGCTGGCCGCGATCGGCCCGAAGGAAAAGCCGGTGCCGCCGCTCAACCTGGTCGGCGACTTCGGCGGCGGTGCACTCTACCTCATGGTCGGCGTGCTCGCCGCCCTGCTGGAAGCCTCGAAGTCCGGCAAGGGACAGGTGGTGGACGCCGCGATGTGCGACGGCGCCGCGTCGCTGATGTCGATGTTCTTCGACATGACCGCGATCGGCCGTTGGAGCGAAGGCCGCGAAAGCAATTTCCTCGACGGCGGCGCGCATTTCTACGGCGTCTACGAATGCGCCTGCGGCAATTTCATCTCGATCGGCTCGATCGAGCCGCAATTCTACGCGCTGCTGCGCCAGCATGCCGGCCTCGCCGACGCCGCCTTCGACGCCCAGATGGACCGCAAGGCCTGGCCCGCGCTGAAGGAAAAGCTCACAAAAGTGTTCAAGAGCAAGACACGCGAGGAGTGGTGCAGGATCATGGAAGGCACCGATATCTGCTTCGCGCCGATCCTGACCATGGCGGAAGCCCCGAAACATCCGCACATGGCCGCACGCAAGATCTTCGTCGAGCGCCACGGCGTCACCCAGCCCGCGCCCGCGCCGCGTTTTTCCCGCACGCCGTCCGCGATCCGCGAGCCGGAAGCGGCTGACATCGCGAGCCTTGCGAGCGAGTGGAAGGCGGGGAGATGA
- a CDS encoding LLM class flavin-dependent oxidoreductase, translating into MKFGIFYEHQLPRPWNEGDEVRLFQEALDQVELADRLGIDYAWEVEHHFLEEYSHSSAPEIFLAACSQRTKKIRLGHGICLMPPKYNHPARVAERIATLDLVSNGRVEFGTGESASLMELGGFNVGFDPVEKRRMWKEGVEQCTNMMAMDPYPGFKGEFFEMPCRNVVPKPLQKPHPPLWVACSNRETIKMAARCGIGALTFAFVDPREARQWVDDYYRIFKEECVPIGHAVNPNVAMVTGFSVHPDEMESRRRGEDGLRFFRYGLAHHYIFGEHKPGRTDIWANFEKARHALPPAGADHGIGTPDQLRTHLRHFEESGVDQTVFIQQGGRNQHKHICEALELFAKDVMPEFRQREIEREKQKQEELAPYIEKAMARKQAMEPMRDEEIPVYVALGRKIAEEGAATERQKQNAKLWADAAKVTLSDPARHGGKTSATS; encoded by the coding sequence ATGAAGTTCGGCATTTTCTACGAGCACCAATTGCCGCGGCCGTGGAACGAGGGCGACGAGGTCAGGCTGTTTCAGGAGGCGCTCGACCAGGTCGAACTCGCCGACAGGCTCGGCATCGACTACGCCTGGGAAGTCGAGCACCATTTCCTCGAGGAATATTCGCACTCCTCCGCGCCGGAAATCTTCCTCGCGGCCTGCTCGCAGCGCACCAAGAAGATTCGCCTCGGCCACGGCATCTGCCTGATGCCGCCGAAATACAACCACCCGGCGCGGGTCGCCGAGCGTATCGCGACGCTGGACCTCGTCTCCAACGGCCGGGTCGAATTCGGCACCGGCGAGAGCGCCTCCCTGATGGAGCTCGGCGGCTTCAATGTCGGCTTCGATCCGGTCGAGAAGCGCCGGATGTGGAAGGAGGGCGTCGAGCAGTGCACCAACATGATGGCGATGGACCCCTATCCCGGCTTCAAGGGCGAGTTCTTCGAGATGCCCTGCCGCAACGTGGTGCCGAAACCGCTGCAGAAGCCGCATCCGCCGCTGTGGGTCGCCTGCTCCAACCGCGAGACCATCAAGATGGCGGCGCGCTGCGGCATCGGCGCGCTGACCTTTGCCTTCGTCGATCCGCGCGAGGCAAGGCAGTGGGTCGATGACTATTACCGCATCTTCAAGGAGGAATGCGTGCCGATCGGTCACGCGGTCAATCCCAACGTCGCGATGGTGACCGGCTTCTCGGTACATCCGGACGAGATGGAATCGCGCCGCCGCGGCGAGGACGGCCTGCGGTTCTTCCGCTACGGCCTCGCACATCATTATATCTTCGGCGAACACAAACCGGGCCGCACCGACATCTGGGCCAATTTCGAAAAGGCGCGGCATGCGCTGCCGCCGGCCGGCGCCGATCACGGCATCGGCACGCCGGACCAGCTGCGGACCCATCTGCGGCACTTCGAGGAGTCAGGCGTCGACCAGACCGTGTTCATCCAGCAGGGCGGCCGCAACCAGCACAAGCATATCTGCGAGGCGCTCGAGCTGTTCGCAAAGGACGTGATGCCGGAATTCCGTCAGCGCGAGATCGAACGCGAGAAGCAGAAACAGGAAGAGCTCGCGCCCTATATCGAGAAGGCGATGGCGCGCAAACAGGCGATGGAGCCGATGCGCGATGAGGAAATTCCGGTCTATGTCGCGCTCGGCCGCAAGATCGCCGAAGAAGGCGCCGCCACCGAGCGCCAGAAGCAGAACGCCAAGCTGTGGGCCGATGCCGCCAAGGTGACCCTCAGCGATCCTGCCCGCCACGGCGGCAAGACCTCCGCAACCTCCTAA
- a CDS encoding FAD binding domain-containing protein produces the protein MYETTYHRPSSVDEAAALFSKGKESKYLAGGHTLVPVMKQRLASPSDVIDLGKLKDLIGIEASGDMLTIKAATTHYDVATSGPVQKAIAALAHLASQIGDPAVRHRGTIGGSIANNDPAADYPAAVLALGATVKTNKRSISADEFFKGLFSTALADGEIITQVSFPVPAKAGYSKFPHPASRFALTGVFVVKTKAGDVRVAATGASQSGVMRVPAIEAALKANWSASALDGVKISADGLMSDIHGSSDYRANLIKVMAQRAVTAAG, from the coding sequence ATGTACGAGACCACTTATCATCGCCCCTCTTCCGTCGACGAAGCGGCAGCACTGTTTTCGAAGGGCAAGGAGTCGAAGTATCTCGCCGGCGGCCACACCCTGGTCCCGGTCATGAAGCAGCGGCTGGCCTCGCCATCCGACGTGATCGATCTCGGCAAACTCAAGGACCTGATCGGCATTGAGGCTTCCGGGGACATGCTGACCATCAAGGCGGCGACGACGCATTACGACGTCGCCACCAGCGGCCCTGTGCAAAAGGCCATCGCCGCGCTCGCCCATCTGGCCTCGCAGATCGGCGATCCGGCCGTGCGCCATCGCGGCACCATCGGCGGCTCGATCGCCAACAACGATCCGGCGGCGGACTATCCGGCGGCGGTGCTCGCCCTCGGCGCCACCGTGAAGACCAACAAGCGCTCGATCTCCGCCGACGAGTTCTTCAAGGGCCTGTTCTCGACCGCGCTGGCGGACGGCGAGATCATCACCCAGGTGTCGTTCCCGGTTCCGGCCAAGGCGGGGTATTCCAAGTTCCCGCATCCGGCATCGCGCTTCGCGCTGACCGGCGTGTTCGTGGTCAAGACCAAGGCGGGCGACGTCCGCGTCGCCGCCACCGGCGCCTCGCAGAGCGGCGTGATGCGGGTGCCGGCGATCGAGGCGGCGCTGAAGGCCAACTGGTCGGCGAGCGCGCTCGACGGCGTCAAGATTTCCGCTGATGGCCTGATGAGCGATATCCATGGCTCGTCGGACTATCGCGCCAATCTGATCAAAGTGATGGCGCAACGCGCGGTGACCGCCGCCGGCTGA
- a CDS encoding xanthine dehydrogenase family protein molybdopterin-binding subunit yields MGVEGIGASVVRKEDRRFITGKGRYVDDIKLVGMTYAHFIRSPHAHAKVKSIDASAAKKMPGVVDVLTGKQIVDDKVGNLICGWAITSKDGSPMKMGAWPAMAPETVRFVGQAVAVVIAETKNQARDAAEAVVVNYEELPAAADIRAAIKPGAPQLHPEAPGNVIYDWTIGEEAATDAAFKAAANVVSLDITNNRLVPNAMEPRAAIGEYNEAEEHFTLYTTSQNPHVARLVLSAFYNIAQEHKLRVVAPDVGGGFGSKIFIYPEEMVALWASKKVRRPVKWTGDRSEAFLTDAHGRDHLTKAELAFDKDNKITGLRVKTYANLGAYMSLFSSSVPTYLYATLLSGQYNIPNIFAEVISVYTNTTPVDAYRGAGRPEASFVVERLMETAARQLKVDPAELRRKNFITQFPHQTPVIMAYDIGDFGASLDSAMKAIDYAGFPARKAKAKSEGKLRGLGVSCYIEACGIAPSKAVGSLGAGVGLWESAEVRVNPVGTIEILTGSHSHGQGHETTFCQLVAERLGVPISQVQIVHGDTDKVQFGMGTYGSRSAAVGLTAILKAMEKVEAKAKKIAAHQLEASENDIVIENGEFKVTGTDKSIALPMVALAAYTAHNLPDGMEPGLKEGAFYDPTNFTFPAGAYICELEVDSATGKTSFVNFVAADDFGRLINPMIVEGQVHGGLAQGIGQALLEGAVYDSSGQLVTASFMDYTMPRADDLPSFKLSHTTTLCPGNPLGVKGCGEAGAIGASAAVINAITDAIGNNKLEMPATPDRVWHAIHG; encoded by the coding sequence ATGGGTGTTGAGGGTATTGGCGCCAGCGTAGTGCGCAAGGAAGACCGGCGTTTCATCACAGGCAAGGGCCGCTACGTCGACGACATCAAGCTCGTCGGCATGACCTATGCGCATTTCATCCGCAGCCCGCACGCGCATGCCAAGGTGAAGAGCATCGACGCCTCGGCGGCGAAGAAGATGCCCGGTGTGGTCGACGTGCTCACGGGAAAGCAGATCGTCGATGACAAGGTCGGCAATTTGATCTGCGGCTGGGCCATCACCTCCAAGGACGGCTCGCCGATGAAGATGGGCGCATGGCCGGCGATGGCGCCGGAAACCGTGCGCTTCGTCGGACAGGCGGTCGCGGTCGTGATCGCCGAGACCAAGAACCAGGCCCGCGACGCCGCGGAAGCCGTCGTGGTCAATTACGAAGAACTCCCGGCCGCCGCCGATATTCGCGCCGCGATCAAGCCGGGCGCGCCGCAGCTGCATCCGGAAGCGCCGGGCAACGTGATCTACGACTGGACCATCGGCGAGGAAGCGGCGACAGACGCGGCGTTCAAGGCCGCGGCCAACGTGGTTTCGCTCGACATCACCAACAACCGGCTGGTGCCGAACGCGATGGAGCCGCGCGCGGCGATCGGGGAATATAACGAGGCCGAAGAGCATTTCACGCTGTACACGACCTCGCAGAATCCGCATGTCGCGCGCCTCGTGCTGTCGGCGTTCTACAACATCGCACAGGAGCACAAGCTGCGGGTGGTCGCACCCGATGTCGGCGGCGGTTTCGGCTCGAAGATCTTCATCTATCCCGAGGAAATGGTGGCGCTGTGGGCCTCCAAGAAGGTACGGCGCCCGGTGAAGTGGACCGGCGATCGTTCCGAGGCCTTCCTGACCGACGCCCATGGCCGCGATCATCTGACCAAGGCCGAACTGGCGTTCGACAAGGACAACAAGATCACCGGCCTGCGCGTCAAGACCTACGCAAATCTCGGCGCCTACATGTCGCTGTTCTCCTCCTCGGTGCCGACCTATCTCTATGCGACGCTGCTGTCGGGCCAGTACAACATCCCCAACATCTTCGCCGAGGTGATCAGCGTCTACACCAACACCACCCCGGTCGACGCCTATCGCGGCGCGGGCCGGCCCGAAGCCAGTTTCGTGGTGGAACGGCTGATGGAGACGGCGGCGCGGCAGTTGAAGGTCGATCCGGCGGAATTGCGCCGCAAGAACTTCATCACGCAATTCCCGCATCAGACCCCGGTCATCATGGCCTATGACATCGGCGATTTCGGCGCTTCGCTCGATTCCGCGATGAAGGCGATCGACTATGCCGGCTTCCCCGCGCGCAAGGCGAAGGCCAAATCCGAGGGCAAGCTGCGCGGCCTCGGCGTCTCCTGCTACATCGAGGCCTGCGGCATCGCACCCTCGAAGGCGGTCGGCAGCCTGGGCGCCGGCGTCGGCCTGTGGGAATCCGCCGAGGTCCGCGTCAATCCGGTCGGCACCATCGAGATCCTGACGGGATCGCACAGCCACGGCCAGGGCCATGAGACGACCTTCTGCCAGCTGGTCGCGGAACGCCTCGGCGTCCCGATCAGCCAGGTGCAGATCGTCCATGGCGATACCGACAAGGTGCAGTTCGGCATGGGCACCTACGGCTCGCGCTCGGCCGCCGTCGGCCTGACCGCGATCCTGAAAGCGATGGAGAAGGTCGAAGCCAAGGCCAAGAAGATCGCCGCGCATCAGCTCGAGGCGTCCGAGAACGACATCGTGATCGAGAACGGCGAGTTCAAGGTCACCGGCACCGACAAGTCGATCGCGCTGCCGATGGTCGCGCTCGCAGCCTACACCGCGCACAATCTGCCCGACGGCATGGAGCCCGGCCTGAAGGAGGGCGCGTTCTACGACCCGACCAACTTCACCTTCCCGGCCGGCGCCTATATCTGCGAGCTCGAGGTCGATTCCGCTACCGGCAAGACCTCCTTCGTCAACTTCGTCGCGGCCGACGATTTCGGACGGCTGATCAATCCGATGATCGTCGAAGGCCAGGTCCATGGCGGCCTTGCCCAGGGCATCGGCCAGGCGCTGCTCGAAGGCGCCGTCTATGACAGCTCCGGCCAGCTCGTGACCGCGTCGTTCATGGACTACACCATGCCGCGCGCCGACGACCTGCCGTCGTTTAAACTGTCGCACACCACGACGCTGTGTCCGGGCAATCCGCTCGGCGTCAAGGGCTGCGGCGAGGCCGGCGCGATCGGCGCATCCGCCGCCGTCATCAACGCCATCACCGACGCCATCGGCAACAACAAGCTCGAGATGCCGGCGACACCCGATCGGGTGTGGCACGCCATTCACGGTTAG
- a CDS encoding (2Fe-2S)-binding protein: MSTVKLTVNGKAVSAEVEDRTLLVHLLREQLNLTGTHVGCDTSQCGSCVVHIDGKAVKSCTVLAGQAAGSNVTTIEGISKGDELHPMQAAFRDNHGLQCGYCTPGMIMSAIDIVNRHHSQGSGGKLDEATVRHELEGNICRCTGYHNIVKSVLDAAGRMKVAQAAE, translated from the coding sequence GTGTCTACAGTCAAATTGACAGTGAACGGCAAGGCCGTGTCGGCCGAGGTCGAGGATCGGACTCTCCTTGTCCATCTCCTGCGCGAGCAACTGAACCTGACCGGCACCCACGTCGGCTGCGACACCAGCCAGTGCGGCTCCTGCGTCGTCCATATCGACGGCAAGGCGGTCAAGTCATGCACCGTGCTGGCGGGACAAGCCGCAGGCAGCAATGTCACCACCATCGAGGGCATCTCGAAGGGCGACGAATTGCATCCGATGCAGGCCGCTTTCCGCGACAATCACGGACTGCAGTGCGGCTACTGCACGCCGGGCATGATCATGTCGGCGATCGACATCGTCAACCGCCATCATTCTCAAGGATCTGGCGGCAAGCTCGACGAGGCCACCGTCCGGCACGAGCTGGAAGGCAACATCTGCCGCTGCACCGGCTACCACAATATCGTCAAATCGGTGCTCGACGCCGCCGGCCGCATGAAGGTCGCGCAGGCGGCGGAATAG